The nucleotide window TCCTGGACAAAATCTATCGATGATTAAATTTCCTAACTCAAGTGTATCCCCACTTATGTTAGGAAGATCCATAAAGGTTTTTCTGCCGAAAATCAAGCTTGTTGCTACGAGACTATCTAAATTTGTATCAAGATATGTATGGCTTGCCATGCCTTTGGTATTGTCAGGTTTATTTAATTGGGTACTGATTGTACTTCCACCTGTTATCAGATGCTGGCTTCCATAAATCAGCATCATTTTTTTTGTAACCGAGTATTTTTCATCAATAGTTATTCTGGCAAAGTATAAACCATTTGGTAATCCATTCAATTCTAAATCTATAAAATTTGTACCTGCACTAAATGACCTTTCTATCACATCTGCAACAGCTTGACCGAGTAGATTGAATACTTCGATCTTAACATTATCTCTGCCAGGTATAGTAATCCCTATTCTTGTAGTGGGGTTAAATGGATTGGGAAAATTATTTGAAACCGCATATCCTGTTGGAAGCTGATTATCTTCGACATTAGAAACGTTATCAAAAGTAAATGATCCGTCAGAGAGGGAAACTGCATTATAAACATTTTGAGCAGCATAAAGTTGAAGTTGTACTTCAGCAAGCCCCTCACCATTTTCATCAACCAATTTGCCAGTAACGGATTGGGCTATAATTATTATCGGTATTAACAATACAATAAAGAACGAAGAGTAAAATAAGTTTTTCATAAATCTCCTTAATTATGATCATTGATAATTTATGAATAAATACTAGGAAGTGAAAGCTATTTGGAAAAATACTTTTTTTTTGCTTGAGTAAATTTGAAATTGAGACTGTCTTACAACTTTTATTCGGCTGTAATAAAGTATCGTTTGTTAAAAAGGTGTTCTAACAAACCTACGATAGCAGTGCCATCGGAAGATTAAGAGATTGACTCTGTTCAAAAATTAATACTAAAATACATTTATCAACCGCGGCAAAATTCTATGTTTAAAGAGTATTTATTAATAGATGTAGTTTCTTGTATCCAGGTTAAATTATTCATAACACTATCTGTAATTCATTCAAATTTCTTAGCTATAGCTTTTC belongs to Ignavibacteriales bacterium and includes:
- a CDS encoding T9SS type A sorting domain-containing protein, whose protein sequence is MKNLFYSSFFIVLLIPIIIIAQSVTGKLVDENGEGLAEVQLQLYAAQNVYNAVSLSDGSFTFDNVSNVEDNQLPTGYAVSNNFPNPFNPTTRIGITIPGRDNVKIEVFNLLGQAVADVIERSFSAGTNFIDLELNGLPNGLYFARITIDEKYSVTKKMMLIYGSQHLITGGSTISTQLNKPDNTKGMASHTYLDTNLDSLVATSLIFGRKTFMDLPNISGDTLELGNLIIDRFCPGTPTVTYEGKTYYTVQIGDQCWLRKNLDVGTTIGGSQNATDNGVIEKYCYDNDPANCFTYGGLYQWDEAMQYVTTEGTKGICPPRWHFPTVADFQKLMTEVGGYFNGNALKEIGQGTGDGAGTNTSGFSALLAGYRFSLGFFDNLGYITGLWSSTEFNATKAYGLYLYYDISSASLAYDSKVHGSSVRCVKD